A window of Sulfobacillus thermosulfidooxidans contains these coding sequences:
- the rlmB gene encoding 23S rRNA (guanosine(2251)-2'-O)-methyltransferase RlmB — protein sequence MAKPANQREDARKNSGSFEPTTSVTANESVIVGRHPVLEALRAGRPLQRLWVQNQLAEGSLKEILGIAREKGVVIHEVPRAKLDELAGELNHQGVVGLISVAPLATLDDVYALVRNRGFDAFLIVLDQIQDPQNLGAIIRVANAAGADAVIIPSRNSAPLTPAVRKASAGATEYVPVAVVSNLAQTIETIKKWGIFVYAADPQGEILYTQADYHGPTAIVIGAEGQGIRPLVKKRCDQTVRLPMVGQVASLNAATACAVLAFEVVRQRQAP from the coding sequence ATGGCCAAACCCGCTAATCAGCGCGAAGACGCGCGTAAGAATAGCGGTAGTTTTGAACCCACAACGTCGGTTACAGCCAATGAATCGGTTATTGTGGGACGGCATCCGGTCCTTGAAGCATTGCGAGCCGGGCGTCCCTTGCAGCGATTGTGGGTCCAAAATCAGCTGGCTGAAGGTAGCCTTAAAGAAATTCTCGGGATTGCCCGGGAAAAAGGTGTCGTGATTCATGAAGTGCCCCGGGCTAAATTGGACGAGTTAGCTGGGGAGTTGAATCATCAAGGAGTAGTAGGATTAATCAGTGTTGCGCCCCTTGCGACGTTAGATGATGTGTATGCTCTGGTCAGGAACCGGGGATTTGATGCGTTTTTGATTGTCCTGGATCAAATTCAGGATCCACAAAATTTGGGGGCAATAATTCGTGTGGCTAATGCCGCTGGAGCTGATGCCGTAATTATACCGAGCCGTAATAGCGCACCGCTGACGCCTGCTGTGCGTAAAGCCTCAGCCGGGGCCACCGAATATGTCCCGGTGGCGGTTGTGTCCAACTTGGCGCAAACTATCGAGACCATCAAAAAGTGGGGGATCTTTGTTTATGCCGCGGATCCCCAAGGGGAAATTCTGTATACGCAGGCAGATTATCATGGTCCCACGGCGATCGTGATCGGAGCCGAAGGGCAAGGGATTCGGCCCTTAGTGAAGAAACGCTGTGATCAAACTGTGCGATTGCCCATGGTGGGTCAAGTTGCCTCGTTGAATGCGGCCACAGCATGCGCGGTCTTGGCGTTCGAAGTGGTCAGGCAGCGACAAGCACCGTAA
- the cysS gene encoding cysteine--tRNA ligase: MIQIYDSLTRTKRPFIPLREGEVSIYVCGVTPYAEAHVGHARPAVVWDVIKRHFMRRGYIVRHVQNFTDIDDKIVNQSQTERVSASQLAAKYMEQYNQLMQQLHVLPPDFAPRVTENIAEIITFIQGLIDRQKAYVAGQDVYFSVNTDENYGQLSGRRLEELYQGVRVEVHEGKHDPADFALWKSAPAEEPGWESPWGYGRPGWHIECSTMASRYLGRQFDLHGGGMDLIFPHHENERAQSQGLFDCEPAQFWVHNGLITQNAVKMSKSLGNGLSLQEIIRHVDPLVLRTYLLSVHYRTPLDFSVQGLEEWGRGLQRIWRLWEEAKDAPAPSEWVDASWAERLRTFESNFLSVLDDDFNTARAFAEIFDMVHNAYQGMEQNHRAYALGWARHNLVQANIILDFLPAPATQEHQDVNDLATRLIAIREQARKNRDYVQADQIRNLLIKAGYYIEDTPTGPRITFAAENGQTR, from the coding sequence ATGATTCAAATTTATGATAGCTTGACCCGGACAAAACGCCCCTTCATTCCACTGCGTGAAGGAGAAGTGTCGATTTACGTGTGTGGTGTGACGCCGTATGCCGAAGCTCACGTGGGGCATGCCAGGCCTGCTGTCGTCTGGGATGTGATTAAACGGCACTTTATGCGCCGGGGTTATATTGTTCGCCATGTCCAAAATTTTACGGATATTGATGATAAAATTGTCAACCAATCTCAAACCGAGAGGGTTTCGGCCAGTCAATTGGCCGCGAAGTATATGGAACAGTACAATCAATTGATGCAGCAATTGCATGTGCTCCCTCCAGATTTTGCTCCCCGGGTAACAGAAAATATTGCTGAAATTATTACGTTTATTCAGGGGCTGATTGACCGGCAAAAGGCTTACGTGGCTGGTCAGGATGTCTATTTTTCTGTGAATACGGATGAAAACTATGGACAGCTTTCAGGCAGGCGGTTAGAAGAACTTTATCAAGGGGTTCGGGTCGAGGTTCATGAGGGAAAACACGATCCAGCAGATTTTGCTCTATGGAAAAGTGCCCCGGCAGAGGAACCCGGTTGGGAGAGCCCATGGGGATATGGCCGGCCGGGATGGCATATTGAATGCTCCACCATGGCTTCGCGATACCTTGGCCGTCAATTTGATTTGCATGGGGGCGGCATGGATTTAATTTTTCCTCATCATGAGAATGAACGGGCTCAATCCCAGGGGCTATTTGACTGTGAACCGGCACAGTTTTGGGTTCATAATGGATTGATTACACAAAATGCGGTTAAAATGTCCAAATCCTTAGGGAATGGTCTTAGTCTTCAGGAAATTATCCGCCATGTGGATCCCCTGGTGTTACGAACGTATTTGCTTAGTGTCCACTACCGGACCCCTTTAGATTTTAGTGTGCAAGGACTTGAAGAATGGGGACGGGGACTTCAGCGTATTTGGCGATTATGGGAGGAGGCTAAAGATGCTCCCGCTCCGAGCGAATGGGTTGATGCGTCGTGGGCGGAACGACTGCGAACATTTGAGTCGAACTTTTTGAGTGTTTTGGACGATGACTTTAATACGGCTCGGGCTTTTGCGGAGATCTTTGATATGGTGCACAACGCCTATCAAGGTATGGAACAAAACCACCGAGCTTATGCCTTAGGATGGGCACGTCATAACCTGGTTCAAGCCAATATAATTTTAGACTTCCTTCCGGCCCCAGCCACTCAAGAGCATCAGGATGTGAACGACTTGGCCACACGTTTAATCGCCATTCGCGAGCAAGCCAGGAAAAATCGTGATTATGTTCAGGCTGATCAAATACGTAATTTACTAATAAAGGCGGGATATTACATTGAAGACACGCCCACGGGACCGCGGATCACTTTCGCGGCGGAAAATGGCCAAACCCGCTAA
- the sigH gene encoding RNA polymerase sporulation sigma factor SigH, protein MPNGFDNMTDEDIVQDAREGSADALEYVIQKYRNFVRAKARSYFLIGADREDIVQEGMIGLYKAIRDFRSDKLSSFRAFAELCITRQIITAIKTATRQKHIPLNSYVSLNKPIYEEDSDRTLYDVVSTAKVADPEEMIIHREEFGDIEEKMGEILSDLEWKVLMAYLDGRSYQEIAVDLRRHVKSIDNALQRVKRKLERYLDGRQVLLFPSSSSRDM, encoded by the coding sequence ATGCCGAACGGCTTTGATAACATGACCGATGAAGATATCGTTCAAGATGCCCGCGAAGGCAGCGCGGATGCGCTCGAATATGTGATTCAAAAATATCGGAATTTTGTTCGTGCCAAGGCTCGCTCATATTTTTTAATCGGTGCGGACCGTGAAGACATTGTGCAAGAAGGCATGATTGGATTATACAAAGCCATTCGCGATTTTCGCAGTGACAAGCTGTCATCCTTCCGGGCATTTGCGGAATTATGTATTACCCGGCAAATAATTACCGCCATTAAAACGGCAACACGACAAAAGCACATTCCGTTGAATTCTTACGTGTCTTTGAACAAACCGATTTATGAAGAAGATTCTGACCGCACCTTATATGATGTTGTATCCACGGCCAAAGTTGCAGATCCTGAAGAAATGATCATTCACCGGGAAGAATTCGGGGATATCGAAGAAAAAATGGGTGAAATTTTGAGTGATCTGGAATGGAAAGTCCTTATGGCCTACCTCGATGGCCGATCCTACCAGGAAATTGCTGTAGATTTAAGACGGCATGTGAAATCCATTGATAATGCATTACAACGTGTTAAGCGGAAATTAGAACGATATTTGGATGGGCGACAAGTTCTCTTATTCCCTTCATCATCATCTCGAGATATGTAA
- a CDS encoding transglutaminase domain-containing protein: protein MISNKTQIILRGIWMSALFWPYTHGGGFHDAALLALTPLWLSFGELWSSWILRWTTWIIIMVAELTAEWASLPSLRHVFITFSRSVLVLHQLSFANWNQISAHIATPLLLIGALLGWHVFRQANNTRRIATLLVIGIAALAINHVFWQLPAEHPLFAYAAIGLLLLSSHHVLTPLSRQGSSGLMASVVAAVTIFVPLSLGWGGTPRPGHASLGFLGGNLQDLRFLTGTGATTGYSEGINHIGHSIVPNYNPVMIVHSKSPHYWQAEIFNTFTGKEWTNPGSNAVQITPEDSGIPLFSLPFDTSQVSTTTDTITFQAVNGHPFRTLFYPGVPLSFGSGPSSLVLYPNKEHFVSNAISSYRVTSIIPHFNATLLSHVTFGEYPTPNLSQDLQIPSNLSPRVGQLANQITQHASGPWQAALDIKHYLDTHYGYSFHVTPTQHNVVNHFLFTDKVGYCDQFSTAFIMMMRSIGIPARWVAGYAPGQYNAHDHGYLVRAIDAHSWAQIYIAPFGWIPIDPTPGFNIPDLSVPKTPSSLTSQTSLSIPVTSAVPKVHYNPPPGVNEHTLKTPTAKSSHRVNSSRRFLPVRKLLSFLLLALIILMAIFGIRVRKYRLARNPQAAAIRLWRQIRWWTQFRMRIPTMSLTPREWLALWQVNMRADTSESQQLVQYLERGLYGPNSWSMDDARQAQRLWKRLRFAIKKSSSTSQAS from the coding sequence GTGATATCCAATAAAACTCAAATCATATTACGGGGAATTTGGATGAGCGCGCTCTTTTGGCCTTATACGCATGGGGGAGGCTTTCATGATGCCGCCTTATTAGCTCTGACTCCCCTATGGTTATCGTTTGGGGAATTGTGGTCTTCTTGGATTTTGCGCTGGACTACATGGATCATCATAATGGTTGCCGAATTAACCGCAGAATGGGCATCATTGCCCAGCTTACGCCATGTTTTTATCACCTTTTCGCGTTCGGTTTTAGTCTTGCACCAGTTGTCCTTCGCGAATTGGAACCAAATTTCTGCGCATATCGCGACCCCCTTACTATTAATCGGCGCGCTTTTGGGGTGGCATGTGTTTCGTCAGGCTAATAATACCCGGCGCATTGCAACCCTTTTAGTCATCGGCATTGCCGCTTTGGCGATCAATCATGTGTTCTGGCAACTACCCGCGGAACACCCTCTCTTTGCCTATGCAGCCATTGGCTTATTATTATTATCCTCGCACCATGTTTTAACGCCGTTGTCCCGCCAAGGATCATCTGGCCTCATGGCCAGCGTTGTTGCTGCTGTCACCATATTCGTGCCTTTGAGTTTAGGATGGGGTGGAACACCGCGCCCTGGTCATGCCAGTTTAGGATTTTTAGGCGGAAATTTACAAGATCTCAGATTTCTAACGGGAACAGGCGCCACAACAGGATATTCAGAAGGCATCAATCATATCGGACATTCGATTGTTCCAAATTATAATCCCGTGATGATTGTCCATTCAAAATCTCCGCATTACTGGCAAGCAGAGATTTTCAACACATTCACCGGCAAAGAATGGACGAATCCCGGATCCAATGCGGTGCAAATTACGCCCGAAGATTCAGGCATCCCGTTATTTAGCCTTCCCTTTGATACGTCGCAAGTCTCCACCACAACCGACACAATAACGTTTCAAGCAGTAAACGGCCATCCTTTTCGAACCCTGTTCTATCCAGGCGTCCCCTTATCCTTCGGTTCTGGGCCGTCATCCCTGGTGTTATATCCAAATAAAGAACATTTTGTGTCAAATGCTATTTCTTCGTACCGCGTAACCAGTATCATTCCCCATTTCAATGCAACGTTGCTAAGTCATGTCACCTTTGGCGAATATCCTACCCCGAACTTATCTCAAGACCTACAAATTCCTAGTAATCTTTCTCCGCGGGTCGGTCAGTTAGCCAATCAGATTACTCAACACGCTTCAGGACCTTGGCAAGCCGCTTTAGACATCAAACATTATCTCGACACGCATTATGGCTATTCGTTTCATGTCACCCCGACACAGCACAATGTGGTGAACCATTTCTTGTTTACTGATAAAGTAGGCTATTGCGATCAATTTTCCACTGCGTTCATTATGATGATGCGCAGCATTGGTATACCGGCCCGGTGGGTCGCGGGATATGCCCCAGGTCAATATAACGCCCATGATCATGGCTATTTAGTCCGTGCCATCGATGCGCATTCATGGGCTCAAATTTACATTGCACCCTTTGGCTGGATTCCCATTGATCCGACTCCCGGGTTTAACATTCCTGATCTGTCTGTCCCCAAAACTCCTTCATCATTGACGTCGCAAACCTCCCTATCTATCCCAGTCACTTCGGCCGTGCCGAAAGTTCACTACAATCCACCCCCCGGGGTCAATGAGCACACGCTCAAAACGCCTACGGCTAAAAGCTCCCACCGGGTGAATTCGTCCCGCAGATTTCTACCCGTAAGAAAACTCTTGAGTTTTCTCCTCTTGGCGCTAATTATCCTAATGGCCATCTTTGGCATCCGTGTGCGCAAATACCGCCTAGCACGCAATCCACAAGCCGCGGCGATTAGATTATGGCGTCAAATCAGATGGTGGACCCAGTTTAGAATGCGTATCCCCACAATGAGTCTCACCCCCCGAGAATGGTTAGCCCTGTGGCAGGTGAATATGCGTGCCGATACTTCCGAAAGCCAGCAATTAGTCCAATATCTCGAGCGCGGTTTATATGGCCCCAACTCATGGTCTATGGACGATGCCCGTCAAGCACAACGTCTGTGGAAAAGACTGCGCTTTGCCATTAAAAAATCCTCATCAACGTCACAGGCATCATAA